In one Candidatus Neomarinimicrobiota bacterium genomic region, the following are encoded:
- a CDS encoding CPBP family intramembrane metalloprotease produces MNENLETTPEEHSEESSASSSNEPGILRKIFKNPFGHIRAGWRMVVYLIILISITFPPMYVFNNLKSHIPGGKGMHSPGLIVLYIVLVSTFTFAAYLTLKRIDKRPFRLLGLWFSPGWFKEYYIGLGFGFGTITITFLILWLTKLVDVSMGTWDLGLLLFLIKLFILFAFAGALEELMLRGYFFQAFIEGSNKFIAMLILSMIFSAIHMFNPNWSAGGAINIFLAGFMLSIAYIKTRSLWLPIGLHMGWNWTQGPLWGMNVSGTTMEKSILVSPPQGPELLSGGEFGAEGSLIATLIIILISWYMWRAEWIKPSEANSELWKKYPASYGVSPEESEI; encoded by the coding sequence ATGAATGAAAATTTGGAAACTACTCCGGAAGAGCATTCAGAAGAAAGCAGCGCTTCGTCCTCAAATGAACCAGGCATTTTAAGGAAGATATTTAAAAATCCGTTCGGACATATCAGAGCCGGATGGAGAATGGTAGTCTATCTGATTATTTTAATCTCAATTACTTTTCCTCCTATGTACGTATTCAATAATCTGAAATCACACATACCGGGTGGAAAAGGAATGCACTCACCGGGGTTGATTGTGCTTTATATTGTGCTTGTAAGCACTTTTACATTCGCGGCATATCTTACTCTTAAACGGATTGATAAAAGACCATTTCGATTACTCGGGCTTTGGTTCTCGCCAGGGTGGTTTAAGGAATATTATATCGGACTGGGTTTCGGGTTCGGTACGATAACAATTACATTTCTTATATTATGGCTAACGAAGCTTGTGGATGTGTCTATGGGAACATGGGATTTAGGGTTACTGTTATTCTTAATAAAATTATTTATTCTCTTTGCGTTTGCAGGAGCGTTAGAAGAATTGATGCTGCGTGGATATTTCTTTCAAGCTTTCATAGAGGGATCAAATAAATTTATTGCTATGTTAATACTGAGCATGATTTTTTCGGCAATTCATATGTTTAATCCGAACTGGTCGGCAGGTGGAGCTATAAATATCTTTTTGGCAGGATTTATGCTTAGTATCGCCTATATAAAAACCCGTTCGCTCTGGCTGCCGATAGGATTGCATATGGGATGGAATTGGACACAAGGACCGTTATGGGGGATGAATGTCAGCGGAACAACGATGGAGAAAAGTATTCTTGTCTCGCCTCCGCAGGGACCGGAACTATTAAGCGGTGGAGAGTTCGGAGCCGAAGGAAGCCTGATCGCTACATTGATCATTATTTTAATATCCTGGTATATGTGGCGCGCAGAATGGATTAAACCCTCTGAAGCAAACAGCGAATTATGGAAGAAATATCCCGCGAGTTATGGAGTTTCTCCCGAAGAATCTGAGATCTAA
- the recO gene encoding DNA repair protein RecO, with amino-acid sequence MPILKSEGVVLRRIKYGETSLIATLYTKSSGKISLIAKGARKPKSKFVGSLEPATHSSVIYYHKESREVQVLSEIEIINANIYISENLRKSAVALAIVGLVDSVMSGTESNEELFELLTGTLSALNDTEYDVALLWYFEINLLRLLGFGIDIHNPEGLSSGEKLKGEPLAMFEKIEKANLPDIGINGFTRGTFKKLNRFFSRYLEYHIEGANKTKALKFVDSLI; translated from the coding sequence ATGCCGATATTAAAATCCGAGGGAGTTGTTCTCCGAAGGATAAAATATGGCGAAACAAGTCTGATAGCGACGCTGTATACAAAAAGCTCCGGAAAGATATCGCTTATTGCCAAGGGAGCGCGCAAACCTAAAAGCAAATTTGTCGGATCACTTGAACCCGCTACTCACTCATCAGTGATTTATTATCATAAAGAGTCCCGTGAAGTTCAGGTGCTGTCCGAAATCGAGATTATTAACGCTAATATATATATTAGTGAAAATCTCAGAAAATCTGCTGTGGCGTTGGCAATCGTAGGTCTTGTGGATAGCGTTATGTCGGGAACGGAATCCAATGAAGAGTTGTTTGAGCTTTTGACCGGGACTCTATCGGCACTGAATGACACTGAGTATGACGTTGCCTTGCTATGGTATTTTGAGATTAATCTTCTACGTCTGCTCGGGTTTGGAATTGATATACATAATCCGGAAGGGCTGAGCAGTGGAGAAAAGCTGAAAGGCGAACCATTAGCAATGTTTGAAAAGATTGAAAAAGCAAATCTTCCTGATATAGGAATTAATGGTTTTACCAGAGGAACATTCAAAAAGCTCAATCGGTTTTTCAGCAGATACCTTGAGTATCATATAGAGGGAGCCAATAAAACCAAGGCGTTAAAATTTGTGGACAGTCTGATTTAA
- a CDS encoding rhomboid family intramembrane serine protease — protein MDYNYQERVTYFGRGVSSAIKILIVANVAVFLLENMLGIEPLLNRYLGLVPSSVINDYYVWQLFTYMFLHGGLWHLVINMVVLWMFGSEIERYWGRKEFLGYFFITGVGSAILTTVFSYNSSVPIVGASGAIYGVLLAYGMMFPNRTILLYFLIPVKVKYFVLFIGGVAFISSITDKTGSISHLTHLTGMLIGYIYMKSNVRISNLSKSFGKLKIKREVKKADRVRRSYENVRQEIDSILDRINEVGYENLTDDEKQKLEEASRVISKDKNNSN, from the coding sequence ATGGATTATAATTATCAGGAAAGGGTAACGTACTTCGGCAGAGGAGTCTCTTCTGCCATCAAAATTCTTATTGTAGCGAATGTAGCGGTATTCCTTCTCGAGAATATGCTCGGAATTGAGCCGCTGCTTAACCGATATCTCGGACTTGTTCCGAGTTCTGTAATAAACGATTATTATGTTTGGCAACTTTTCACATATATGTTCCTTCACGGCGGACTCTGGCATCTTGTAATAAATATGGTAGTGCTGTGGATGTTCGGCAGCGAGATAGAGAGATACTGGGGCAGGAAAGAATTTCTCGGATATTTCTTTATTACAGGAGTCGGCTCAGCGATTCTCACTACGGTATTTTCCTATAACAGTTCTGTTCCAATCGTAGGCGCATCCGGAGCGATCTACGGTGTTCTCCTTGCGTATGGAATGATGTTTCCAAACAGAACAATACTTTTATATTTTCTGATACCGGTTAAAGTTAAGTATTTTGTCCTGTTTATTGGAGGTGTGGCATTTATCAGCAGTATAACTGACAAGACCGGCTCTATAAGTCATCTGACACATCTGACAGGAATGCTGATCGGATATATTTATATGAAATCGAATGTAAGGATTTCAAACTTAAGTAAGTCTTTCGGCAAACTGAAAATAAAAAGAGAGGTGAAAAAAGCCGATCGCGTTCGCAGGAGCTATGAGAATGTAAGACAGGAAATTGATTCAATACTCGACAGAATCAACGAAGTGGGTTATGAAAATCTTACAGACGATGAAAAGCAGAAACTTGAAGAAGCCAGTCGGGTCATCTCCAAAGATAAAAATAACAGTAATTAA
- a CDS encoding glucose 1-dehydrogenase produces the protein MIDLTDKVIIITGGSRGIGAATAVAAAGQGAKVLVNFNSDENSAQSVASKIKESGGSVFIYKADVSDMTSVQDMVNSALEKWGKIDVLVNNAAIWKQAAIDNMSDMDVETTMTVNFNGTLNCIRAIVPTMKKQKSGSIINISSTAAQRGEAFHSHYAASKGAVASLTKSLASELGPDGIRVNVVCPGWTYTDMTTEVFKGGSDKIISETIPLRRIGTPEDCASAIVFLASDDSSYITGISLNVNGGSVLTG, from the coding sequence TTGATTGACCTAACTGATAAAGTTATTATAATCACTGGTGGGTCGCGCGGAATAGGCGCCGCTACCGCTGTTGCCGCCGCCGGTCAGGGTGCAAAAGTATTAGTTAATTTCAACAGTGATGAAAATTCAGCCCAATCTGTAGCAAGTAAGATAAAAGAATCTGGTGGAAGCGTCTTTATTTATAAAGCAGACGTATCAGATATGACTTCGGTACAGGATATGGTAAACAGCGCATTAGAAAAGTGGGGTAAGATAGATGTGCTGGTTAACAATGCCGCTATCTGGAAACAAGCGGCGATCGACAATATGTCGGATATGGATGTTGAGACAACTATGACCGTTAACTTTAACGGAACGCTCAATTGCATAAGAGCGATAGTTCCTACTATGAAGAAGCAAAAGAGCGGGAGCATAATAAATATATCTTCAACGGCAGCTCAAAGAGGAGAGGCGTTTCATTCGCACTATGCCGCGAGCAAGGGAGCCGTCGCATCATTAACAAAATCACTTGCATCAGAACTTGGACCCGACGGCATAAGGGTAAATGTAGTTTGTCCCGGATGGACATATACCGATATGACGACAGAGGTGTTTAAGGGCGGCAGCGATAAGATTATTTCCGAAACTATTCCGCTCAGAAGAATCGGGACACCTGAAGATTGTGCCTCAGCTATCGTATTTCTTGCATCGGACGACTCTTCTTATATTACGGGAATTTCTTTAAATGTAAACGGTGGGTCAGTTCTCACCGGCTAA